In Actinomycetota bacterium, a genomic segment contains:
- a CDS encoding transposase — translation MDKVPDDVRPLLKPRLEAVRDAPSYEAGKMMAQATVERFSRACPSAMKSSSEDLEASLAHLKLPSVHRKHIRTTNLLERSFLEERRRAKVIPRFRGMRECLKLVFSVLWRASERWQRARFTDIERRHLDRHIEMKRKEGEQGGRAEGADLAGLA, via the coding sequence TTGGACAAGGTGCCGGACGACGTCCGGCCCCTCCTCAAGCCCCGGCTGGAGGCGGTGCGGGATGCCCCCTCATACGAGGCCGGGAAGATGATGGCCCAGGCCACGGTCGAGAGGTTCTCCCGTGCCTGCCCCTCCGCCATGAAGAGCTCCTCCGAGGACCTGGAGGCCTCCCTTGCCCACTTAAAGCTCCCCTCCGTGCACCGCAAGCATATCCGCACCACCAATCTCTTGGAGCGCAGCTTTTTGGAGGAACGCAGGCGGGCCAAGGTCATCCCGCGCTTCCGGGGGATGAGGGAATGTCTGAAGCTGGTCTTTTCGGTGCTCTGGCGGGCGTCCGAGCGCTGGCAGAGGGCACGCTTTACGGATATCGAGCGCAGGCACCTCGATAGGCATATCGAGATGAAGAGGAAGGAAGGGGAGCAAGGAGGGAGGGCCGAGGGCGCCGATCTCGCCGGCTTAGCCTGA